One genomic region from Nocardioides plantarum encodes:
- a CDS encoding extracellular solute-binding protein, whose product MAAAAALTLTGTLLSACGSDGKPVVNWYINPDGQATLGALAKKCSTDDYDIKIQLLPASATDQRTQLARRLAAKDSSTDLMSLDPVFVAEFANAGWLEPFEGADADALVDDDVLAGAAETVKWDDKIFAAPQWANTQVLWYRKSLAEAAGLDMTQPVTWDQVIDAASSQGGTVGVQANRYEGYVVWINSLIQGAGGNILDPDTVEEGRDAKVTIDSDAGKAAAAVIEKLADSKAAQPDLTTSNEGTSLGAMYPADGPGEFMTSWTFVYKNYVDLLGKPGGPADEAALKDLGFARYPETVQGEESKPPIGGIDIGVGAYSKNVGWAKEAAKCVTTPEAQAELAVNEGLMPSRASVYDEKALSEAYPTELLKLWRDSIDSGGPRPKSAFYSQISSAVQSRWHSPTQVDPDSTPEKSAKFLRDVLSGKALL is encoded by the coding sequence ACCCTGCTGTCCGCGTGCGGCAGCGACGGCAAGCCGGTCGTCAACTGGTACATCAACCCCGACGGACAGGCGACGCTCGGCGCCCTGGCGAAGAAGTGCAGCACCGACGACTACGACATCAAGATCCAGCTGCTGCCCGCCAGCGCCACCGACCAGCGCACCCAGCTCGCGCGCCGCCTCGCCGCCAAGGACTCCTCGACCGACCTGATGAGCCTCGACCCGGTGTTCGTCGCCGAGTTCGCCAACGCCGGTTGGCTCGAGCCGTTCGAGGGCGCCGACGCCGACGCGCTCGTCGACGACGACGTCCTGGCCGGAGCGGCCGAGACCGTGAAGTGGGACGACAAGATCTTCGCGGCTCCCCAGTGGGCCAACACCCAGGTCCTCTGGTACCGCAAGTCCCTCGCCGAGGCCGCCGGCCTCGACATGACCCAGCCCGTCACCTGGGACCAGGTCATCGACGCCGCCTCGTCCCAGGGAGGCACGGTCGGGGTGCAGGCCAACCGCTACGAGGGCTACGTGGTGTGGATCAACTCCCTCATCCAGGGGGCCGGTGGCAACATCCTCGACCCCGACACCGTCGAGGAGGGTCGTGACGCCAAGGTCACCATCGACTCCGACGCCGGCAAGGCCGCAGCCGCGGTGATCGAGAAGCTGGCCGACTCCAAGGCCGCCCAGCCCGACCTCACGACGTCCAACGAGGGCACCAGCCTCGGCGCGATGTACCCCGCGGACGGTCCCGGCGAGTTCATGACCAGCTGGACCTTCGTCTACAAGAACTACGTCGACCTGCTCGGCAAGCCGGGCGGGCCGGCCGACGAGGCCGCGCTGAAGGACCTCGGCTTCGCCCGCTACCCCGAGACCGTCCAGGGCGAGGAGTCCAAGCCCCCCATCGGTGGCATCGACATCGGCGTGGGCGCCTATTCCAAGAACGTCGGCTGGGCCAAGGAGGCCGCCAAGTGCGTCACGACGCCCGAGGCGCAGGCCGAGCTGGCCGTCAACGAGGGCCTGATGCCGTCGCGGGCCTCGGTCTACGACGAGAAGGCCCTCAGCGAGGCCTACCCGACCGAGCTGCTCAAGCTGTGGCGCGACAGCATCGACTCCGGTGGCCCGCGACCCAAGAGCGCGTTCTACAGCCAGATCTCCAGCGCGGTGCAGTCGCGCTGGCACTCCCCGACCCAGGTCGACCCCGACAGCACCCCGGAGAAGTCCGCGAAGTTCCTGCGTGACGTCCTGAGTGGGAAGGCCCTCCTGTGA
- a CDS encoding carbohydrate ABC transporter permease: MSLTKAPPQTSSPRRDAKPEQSDRMVAENRLGRRLVAPALLLMLLVTAFPMLRALYLSLFQYSLTAPDDREFIGLSNYLTALSDPLFWKTTLNTVFIMIVTVGVELVIGFAFAMVMHRVIFARGLIRTSILIPYGIITVVSGFAWQFAFSNNNGFVNSWLPFVDETFNWFDGYSSSIAAIMISEIWKTTPFMSLLLLAGLAQVSEDMIEAAKVDGATWLQRLTKVILPNMRAAIMVAVLFRALDAYRIFDNIFVMTAGAYNTESISFLTYRQVIEQFQLGIGSALSVLLFLSVLVVAFVIVKLFRVDLAAARQES, encoded by the coding sequence GTGAGCCTCACCAAAGCACCCCCGCAGACCAGCAGCCCGCGCCGCGACGCGAAGCCCGAGCAGAGCGACCGGATGGTCGCCGAGAACCGTCTCGGCCGTCGACTGGTGGCCCCGGCACTGCTCCTGATGCTGCTGGTCACGGCGTTCCCGATGCTGCGGGCGCTCTACCTGTCGCTGTTCCAGTACTCCCTGACCGCGCCCGACGACCGCGAGTTCATCGGGCTGAGCAACTACCTCACCGCGCTGAGCGACCCGCTGTTCTGGAAGACCACGCTCAACACGGTCTTCATCATGATCGTCACCGTCGGGGTCGAGCTCGTCATCGGCTTCGCCTTCGCGATGGTCATGCACCGGGTGATCTTCGCCCGCGGGCTGATCCGGACCTCGATCCTGATCCCCTACGGCATCATCACCGTGGTCTCGGGCTTCGCCTGGCAGTTCGCGTTCTCCAACAACAACGGCTTCGTCAACTCGTGGCTCCCGTTCGTCGACGAGACCTTCAACTGGTTCGACGGCTACAGCTCCTCGATCGCGGCGATCATGATCTCCGAGATCTGGAAGACCACGCCGTTCATGTCGCTGCTGCTGCTGGCCGGGCTCGCCCAGGTGTCCGAGGACATGATCGAGGCCGCCAAGGTCGACGGGGCCACGTGGCTCCAGCGGCTGACCAAGGTGATCCTGCCCAATATGCGCGCCGCGATCATGGTCGCCGTGCTGTTCCGCGCCCTCGACGCCTACCGGATCTTCGACAACATCTTCGTGATGACCGCCGGCGCCTACAACACCGAGTCGATCTCGTTCCTGACCTACCGGCAGGTGATCGAGCAGTTCCAGCTGGGCATCGGCTCGGCGTTGTCCGTGCTGCTGTTCCTGTCGGTGCTGGTGGTCGCCTTCGTGATCGTCAAGCTGTTCCGGGTCGACCTCGCAGCCGCCAGGCAGGAGAGCTGA
- a CDS encoding carbohydrate ABC transporter permease encodes MLKNKIGLTVGIAFVLAWCLLPIAWIVSLSFKSQESITVGNPGFLPADGTGAGWTNYHDVLADEQFRRAIINSIGICLIATALSVILATLAAYAIARLEFKGKKFVLTTALVIAMFPVVSLVGPLFDLWRTIGIYDTWIGLIIPYMSFTLPLAIWTLSAFFREIPWEMEQAAQVDGATSWQAFRKVIVPLAAPGVFTAAILTFFFAWNDFVFGISLTSTENARPIPAALSFFVGADPFNRPASLLAAGAVVATIPIIAIVLIFQRKIVAGLTSGAVKG; translated from the coding sequence ATGCTGAAGAACAAGATCGGCCTCACGGTCGGCATCGCCTTCGTGCTGGCCTGGTGCCTGCTGCCCATCGCATGGATCGTCTCGCTGTCGTTCAAGTCGCAGGAGTCCATCACGGTCGGCAACCCCGGCTTCCTGCCGGCCGACGGCACCGGCGCCGGGTGGACCAACTACCACGACGTCCTGGCCGACGAGCAGTTCCGTCGCGCGATCATCAACTCGATCGGCATCTGCCTGATCGCGACCGCCCTCTCGGTCATCCTGGCCACGCTGGCGGCGTACGCCATCGCGCGGCTGGAGTTCAAGGGCAAGAAGTTCGTGCTGACCACCGCCCTGGTGATCGCGATGTTCCCGGTCGTGTCGCTCGTCGGGCCGCTGTTCGACCTGTGGCGCACGATCGGCATCTACGACACCTGGATCGGCCTGATCATCCCCTACATGTCCTTCACGCTGCCCCTCGCGATCTGGACGCTGTCGGCGTTCTTCCGCGAGATCCCGTGGGAGATGGAGCAGGCCGCGCAGGTCGACGGCGCGACGTCGTGGCAGGCCTTCCGCAAGGTGATCGTGCCCCTGGCCGCACCCGGTGTCTTCACCGCGGCGATCCTGACGTTCTTCTTCGCGTGGAACGACTTCGTCTTCGGCATCTCGTTGACCTCGACCGAGAACGCCAGACCGATCCCAGCGGCGCTGTCGTTCTTCGTCGGCGCCGACCCGTTCAACCGGCCGGCGTCGCTGCTGGCCGCGGGAGCCGTCGTCGCGACGATCCCGATCATCGCCATCGTCCTGATTTTCCAGCGCAAGATCGTCGCCGGCCTCACCTCCGGCGCAGTGAAGGGGTGA
- a CDS encoding ABC transporter ATP-binding protein, which yields MAGIDMRNIVKKYGDGFPAVNDVSIDVQDGEFMILVGPSGCGKSTLLRMIVGLEDITSGDMMIGDKRVNDLAPRDRNLAMVFQNYALYPHLTVYENIAFPLRLAKASDQEVDEKVRAASKTLELDEHLERKPGNLSGGQRQRVAMGRAIVREADAFLFDEPLSNLDAKLRGQMRSEIARLQKRLGITTVYVTHDQTEAMTLGDRVAVLKRGILQQLATPRELYDNPGNLFVAGFIGSPPMNFLPATVEGTSVKLPFGSVEIPADKAARAEGRGLLIAGIRPGDFEDASVVDQDTTGSTFRATVEVVEWLGNEAYAYIPFEAPPEVQSQLQELERDLDGESLRTQLVVSLDGSSTVREGDEAEIWVNTAKIHLFDPTTGENLTIDRERAGRITELDKQGATV from the coding sequence ATGGCCGGTATCGACATGAGGAACATCGTCAAGAAGTACGGCGACGGCTTCCCTGCCGTCAACGACGTCAGCATCGACGTCCAGGACGGCGAGTTCATGATCCTCGTCGGCCCGTCGGGGTGCGGGAAGTCGACCCTGCTGCGGATGATCGTGGGGCTCGAGGACATCACCTCGGGCGACATGATGATCGGCGACAAGCGGGTCAACGACCTCGCCCCGCGCGACCGCAACCTGGCGATGGTGTTCCAGAACTACGCGCTCTACCCCCACCTCACCGTCTACGAGAACATCGCGTTCCCGTTGCGGCTGGCCAAGGCCTCCGACCAGGAGGTCGACGAGAAGGTGCGGGCCGCGTCCAAGACGCTCGAGCTCGACGAGCACCTCGAGCGCAAGCCCGGCAACCTGTCCGGTGGTCAGCGACAGCGGGTCGCCATGGGTCGCGCGATCGTGCGCGAGGCCGACGCGTTCCTCTTCGACGAGCCGCTGTCCAACCTCGACGCCAAGCTGCGCGGTCAGATGCGCTCCGAGATCGCCCGGCTGCAGAAGCGCCTGGGCATCACCACGGTCTACGTCACCCACGACCAGACCGAGGCGATGACCCTGGGCGACCGGGTCGCGGTGCTCAAGCGCGGCATCCTGCAGCAGCTGGCCACCCCGCGCGAGCTCTACGACAACCCCGGCAACCTGTTCGTCGCCGGCTTCATCGGCTCGCCGCCGATGAACTTCCTGCCCGCCACCGTCGAGGGCACCTCGGTCAAGCTGCCGTTCGGCTCGGTCGAGATCCCGGCCGACAAGGCCGCCCGCGCCGAGGGCCGGGGCCTGCTCATCGCCGGCATCCGTCCCGGTGACTTCGAGGACGCCTCGGTCGTCGACCAGGACACCACCGGGTCGACGTTCCGCGCCACGGTCGAGGTCGTCGAGTGGCTCGGCAACGAGGCCTACGCCTACATCCCCTTCGAGGCGCCGCCCGAGGTGCAGTCGCAGCTGCAGGAGCTCGAGCGCGACCTCGACGGCGAGTCGCTGCGCACCCAGCTCGTGGTGTCGCTCGACGGGTCCAGCACGGTCCGCGAGGGCGACGAGGCCGAGATCTGGGTCAACACCGCCAAGATCCACCTCTTCGACCCGACCACCGGTGAGAACCTCACCATCGACCGCGAGCGGGCCGGTCGGATCACCGAGCTCGACAAGCAGGGCGCGACGGTCTAG
- a CDS encoding DUF3105 domain-containing protein translates to MTEQPPPPAGTPWNGPPQGPPQGPPQGPPQGPPTYPAYSPYPPPYPPAGLPPTNRLRLVLALAAALTVLAAAVVVPVVLLRDDEDDAPASARSSTPSPGQGGAPSGGLGEVRTYPGLPTTHVTDPVDYEQTPPVGGPHFGEWLDCGVYDSPVQDENAVHDLEHGAVWITYDPALGDDDVATLADALPQNGILSPYDGLPAPVVVTVWGVQLALTGADDPRLATFVDEYDDGVTAPEPFASCAGGTAAGGGTPA, encoded by the coding sequence ATGACCGAGCAGCCCCCGCCCCCCGCAGGCACCCCCTGGAACGGCCCGCCGCAGGGCCCGCCGCAGGGCCCGCCGCAGGGCCCGCCGCAGGGCCCGCCGACGTACCCGGCCTACTCCCCGTACCCGCCGCCGTACCCACCGGCCGGGCTGCCCCCCACCAACCGCCTGCGGCTGGTGCTGGCCCTGGCCGCCGCGCTCACGGTGCTGGCGGCCGCGGTCGTCGTGCCCGTCGTGCTGCTGCGCGACGACGAGGACGACGCCCCCGCGAGCGCCCGGAGCAGCACCCCGTCGCCGGGACAGGGCGGGGCGCCATCCGGCGGCCTGGGCGAGGTGCGGACCTACCCCGGCCTGCCGACCACCCACGTCACCGACCCCGTCGACTACGAGCAGACCCCGCCCGTCGGCGGCCCCCACTTCGGCGAGTGGCTCGACTGCGGCGTCTACGACTCCCCGGTGCAGGACGAGAACGCCGTGCACGACCTCGAGCACGGCGCCGTGTGGATCACCTACGACCCCGCCCTGGGCGACGACGACGTCGCCACGCTCGCGGACGCGCTCCCGCAGAACGGCATCCTGTCGCCGTACGACGGTCTTCCGGCGCCCGTCGTCGTCACCGTGTGGGGCGTCCAGCTGGCCCTGACCGGTGCCGACGACCCGCGGCTTGCCACGTTCGTCGACGAGTACGACGACGGTGTCACCGCGCCGGAGCCGTTCGCCTCGTGCGCCGGCGGCACCGCCGCCGGCGGGGGCACGCCGGCCTGA
- a CDS encoding DUF1707 SHOCT-like domain-containing protein: protein MTEPDKTPDLRISDAERHQVAEILREAAGDGRIDLDELDERLEATYAARTYADLVPLTSDLPASSAPPAAARSEIVPSGDTQPQRHLAIMGGLERKGAWTVPVSMSVTCLMGGADLDLREARWSARECVLTVNAFMGGASIVVGPDVDVVMEGVGIMGGYSGPDPRRKHEVEAELTPDSPVLRIKGFAVWGGVSVERRPRDGRPDDRAPRKLP from the coding sequence GTGACCGAGCCCGACAAGACGCCCGACCTGCGCATCTCGGACGCCGAGCGTCACCAGGTGGCCGAGATCCTGCGCGAGGCGGCCGGCGACGGGCGCATCGACCTCGACGAGCTCGACGAGCGGCTCGAGGCGACGTACGCCGCCCGCACCTACGCCGACCTGGTGCCCCTCACCAGCGACCTGCCCGCCAGCTCCGCACCCCCGGCCGCTGCGCGCAGCGAGATCGTGCCGTCCGGCGACACCCAGCCCCAGCGGCACCTCGCGATCATGGGCGGCCTGGAGCGCAAGGGCGCCTGGACCGTCCCGGTCTCGATGAGCGTCACCTGCCTCATGGGCGGCGCCGACCTCGACCTGCGCGAGGCCCGCTGGTCGGCTCGTGAGTGCGTGCTGACGGTCAACGCCTTCATGGGCGGGGCCTCGATCGTGGTCGGCCCCGACGTCGACGTCGTGATGGAGGGCGTCGGCATCATGGGCGGCTACTCCGGCCCCGACCCGCGCCGCAAGCACGAGGTCGAGGCCGAGCTCACCCCCGACTCGCCCGTGCTGCGGATCAAGGGCTTCGCCGTCTGGGGCGGGGTCTCGGTCGAGCGCCGACCCCGCGACGGGCGTCCCGACGACCGCGCACCGCGCAAGCTGCCCTGA
- a CDS encoding fumarate hydratase: protein MTEAEFRYSDLLPTGPDATPYRLVTTEGVSTVEAGGRTFLQVAPEALRRLTAEAMHDISHYLRPAHLAQLRKIIDDPEASGNDRFVALDLLKNVNISAGGVLPMCQDTGTAIVMGKKSEGVLTGVDDAEAISRGVHDAYTRLNLRYSQLAPLTTYEEKNTGTNLPAQIELYSTPTGADGTPEYKFLFMAKGGGSANKSFLFQETKAILNPQRMLAFLDEKIRSLGTAACPPYHLAIVIGGTSAEYALKTAKYASAHYLDHLPTEGSMDAHGFRDLELEEQVFELTQSFGIGAQFGGKYFCHDVRVVRLPRHGASCPVAIAVSCSADRQALGKITAEGVFLEQLETDPAHYMPDAGVADDIAGGEVVAIDLNQPMADILAELSRHPVKTRLSLTGPLVVARDIAHAKIQERLDAGEPMPDYLKDHPVYYAGPAKTPAGMASGSFGPTTAGRMDSYVEAFQAAGGSMVMLAKGNRSKVVTQACAAHGGFYLGSIGGPAARLAQDCIRSQEVLEYAELGMEAVWRIEVEDFPAFIVVDDKGNDFFTDPGGAVTVPLSGIRVRSDG, encoded by the coding sequence GTGACCGAAGCCGAGTTCCGCTACTCCGACCTCCTCCCCACCGGCCCCGACGCCACGCCGTACCGGTTGGTGACCACCGAGGGCGTCTCGACGGTCGAGGCCGGCGGGCGCACGTTCCTGCAGGTGGCGCCCGAGGCGCTGCGGCGTCTGACCGCCGAGGCGATGCACGACATCAGCCACTACCTGCGTCCGGCCCACCTGGCCCAGCTGCGCAAGATCATCGACGACCCCGAGGCCTCGGGCAACGACCGGTTCGTCGCGCTCGACCTGCTCAAGAACGTCAACATCTCCGCCGGCGGCGTGCTGCCGATGTGCCAGGACACCGGCACCGCGATCGTGATGGGCAAGAAGTCCGAGGGGGTGCTCACCGGCGTCGACGACGCCGAGGCGATCTCGCGCGGGGTGCACGACGCCTACACGCGGCTCAACCTGCGCTACTCGCAGCTGGCGCCGCTGACGACGTACGAGGAGAAGAACACCGGCACCAACCTGCCGGCCCAGATCGAGCTCTACTCGACGCCGACCGGCGCCGACGGCACGCCGGAGTACAAGTTCCTCTTCATGGCCAAGGGCGGCGGGTCGGCCAACAAGTCGTTCCTGTTCCAGGAGACCAAGGCGATCCTCAACCCCCAGCGGATGCTGGCCTTCCTCGACGAGAAGATCCGCTCGCTCGGCACCGCCGCGTGCCCGCCGTACCACCTGGCGATCGTCATCGGCGGCACCTCGGCCGAGTACGCGCTCAAGACCGCGAAGTACGCCTCGGCGCACTACCTCGACCACCTCCCGACCGAGGGATCGATGGACGCCCACGGGTTCCGCGACCTCGAGCTGGAGGAGCAGGTCTTCGAGCTCACGCAGTCGTTCGGGATCGGCGCGCAGTTCGGCGGCAAGTACTTCTGCCACGACGTGCGGGTGGTGCGGCTCCCCCGCCACGGTGCGTCCTGCCCGGTCGCGATCGCCGTGTCGTGCTCGGCCGACCGTCAGGCCCTCGGCAAGATCACCGCCGAGGGCGTCTTCCTCGAGCAACTGGAGACCGACCCGGCCCACTACATGCCCGACGCCGGGGTCGCCGACGACATCGCGGGCGGCGAGGTCGTCGCTATCGACCTCAACCAGCCGATGGCCGACATCCTGGCCGAGCTGTCGCGCCACCCGGTCAAGACGCGGCTGTCGCTGACCGGGCCGCTGGTCGTCGCCCGCGACATCGCGCACGCCAAGATCCAGGAGCGCCTCGACGCGGGCGAGCCGATGCCCGACTACCTCAAGGACCACCCCGTCTACTACGCCGGGCCGGCCAAGACCCCCGCCGGGATGGCCTCGGGGTCGTTCGGCCCGACGACCGCCGGGCGGATGGACTCCTACGTCGAGGCGTTCCAGGCCGCCGGCGGCTCGATGGTGATGCTCGCCAAGGGCAACCGCTCCAAGGTCGTCACCCAGGCGTGCGCCGCGCACGGCGGGTTCTACCTCGGCTCCATCGGCGGGCCGGCCGCCCGTCTGGCCCAGGACTGCATCCGCAGCCAGGAGGTGCTCGAGTACGCCGAGCTCGGCATGGAGGCCGTCTGGAGGATCGAGGTCGAGGACTTCCCGGCCTTCATCGTCGTGGACGACAAGGGCAACGACTTCTTCACCGATCCCGGCGGCGCGGTCACCGTCCCGCTCAGCGGGATCCGGGTGCGCTCGGACGGCTGA
- a CDS encoding SDR family oxidoreductase, with protein sequence MTILITAASGQLGRLVLDSLLQRGVDPTTLRAGARTPASLASYAERGVDVVHLDYSDPATVLAAAQGVDRVLLISSSEVGQRVAQHQSVIDAAVAHGIGHLVYTSAPQATTADFVLAPEHKATEEAIAASGVPATILRNNWYHENYADALATARDTGLVTTSAGDGRVAGAARRDFAEGAAVVLTTDGHAGQVYELAGDVEFDFDLLAAAFAEVLGREVRVQQLTTAEHVALLESFGLDAGTAGFVAGIDDGIRRGVLAGPDGTLSRLLGRPTTPLVDGLRPLA encoded by the coding sequence ATGACCATCCTCATCACCGCAGCCTCCGGCCAGCTCGGCCGCCTCGTCCTCGACTCCCTGCTCCAGCGCGGGGTCGACCCGACCACCCTGCGCGCCGGCGCGCGCACCCCGGCCAGCCTGGCGTCGTACGCCGAGCGCGGCGTCGACGTGGTGCACCTCGACTACTCCGACCCGGCCACGGTCCTCGCGGCCGCGCAGGGAGTCGACCGGGTGCTCCTGATCTCGAGCAGCGAGGTCGGACAGCGCGTCGCCCAGCACCAGAGCGTCATCGACGCCGCCGTGGCCCACGGCATCGGCCACCTCGTCTACACCAGTGCGCCCCAGGCGACTACCGCCGACTTCGTGCTCGCGCCCGAGCACAAGGCGACCGAGGAGGCCATCGCCGCGTCCGGTGTCCCGGCCACGATCCTGCGCAACAACTGGTACCACGAGAACTACGCCGATGCCCTCGCCACCGCGCGCGACACCGGCCTGGTCACCACCAGTGCCGGCGACGGTCGCGTCGCCGGCGCCGCCCGGCGGGACTTCGCCGAGGGTGCCGCCGTCGTGCTCACCACCGACGGCCACGCGGGCCAGGTCTACGAGCTGGCCGGCGACGTCGAGTTCGACTTCGACCTGCTCGCCGCCGCGTTCGCCGAGGTGCTCGGCCGGGAGGTCCGGGTGCAGCAGCTCACCACCGCGGAGCACGTCGCCCTGCTCGAGTCGTTCGGCCTCGACGCCGGCACGGCGGGCTTCGTCGCGGGCATCGACGACGGCATCCGCCGCGGCGTCCTCGCCGGCCCCGACGGGACGCTGTCGCGTCTCCTCGGTCGTCCGACCACGCCGCTCGTCGACGGCCTGCGCCCGCTGGCCTGA
- a CDS encoding winged helix-turn-helix transcriptional regulator, with amino-acid sequence MTVSLGSLRADRPDIYVTGCPSRVVLDHVTSKWGVLVLAALAGGTLRWGELRREVDGISEKMLASTLRTFEADGLVQRTAYPEVPPRVDYRLTPLGRDLVEAMTPLITWVAAHAEEIVSG; translated from the coding sequence ATGACGGTGAGTCTTGGATCCCTGCGGGCCGACCGGCCCGACATCTATGTGACCGGCTGCCCCAGCCGGGTGGTGCTCGACCACGTGACGAGCAAGTGGGGGGTGCTGGTGCTGGCGGCCCTGGCCGGCGGCACGCTGCGGTGGGGCGAGCTGCGCCGCGAGGTCGACGGCATCAGCGAGAAGATGCTCGCCTCGACGCTGCGGACCTTCGAGGCCGACGGTCTCGTCCAGCGCACGGCCTATCCCGAGGTGCCGCCGCGGGTCGACTACCGACTCACCCCGCTGGGCCGCGACCTGGTGGAGGCGATGACACCCCTGATCACCTGGGTCGCGGCCCATGCCGAGGAGATCGTCAGCGGCTGA
- a CDS encoding DoxX family protein → MKHVLGIQPTTLRTDLGLLGLRLVLGVVMIAHGWQKLDTQGFTATADGFDAMGIPAPEAAAAYAIGVELVGGALLLVGVLTPLVGLLVAADMAGAFWYVHRDAFFATEGGYEFVLVLGVLGAALAATGAGRLSVDRLLVPTPAPDAGATGSDASAGQREDVLSR, encoded by the coding sequence ATGAAGCACGTCCTCGGCATCCAGCCGACCACCCTGCGCACCGATCTCGGGCTGCTCGGCCTGCGCCTCGTCCTCGGCGTCGTGATGATCGCCCACGGCTGGCAGAAGCTCGACACCCAGGGCTTCACGGCCACCGCCGACGGGTTCGACGCGATGGGCATCCCCGCCCCGGAGGCGGCGGCGGCCTACGCGATCGGCGTCGAGCTGGTCGGTGGCGCACTGCTCCTGGTCGGGGTGCTCACCCCGCTCGTCGGCCTGCTCGTCGCCGCCGACATGGCCGGTGCGTTCTGGTACGTCCACCGCGACGCGTTCTTCGCCACCGAGGGCGGCTACGAGTTCGTCCTCGTGCTCGGCGTCCTCGGCGCAGCCCTGGCGGCGACCGGTGCCGGCCGGCTCTCGGTCGACCGCCTCCTGGTCCCGACGCCTGCCCCCGATGCCGGCGCCACCGGCTCGGACGCCTCGGCCGGGCAGCGCGAGGACGTGCTCAGCCGCTGA
- a CDS encoding NAD-glutamate dehydrogenase: MSQWLEDLSTLQVLLLIGGVLVGGSLLAALVGAVLVRLGMRRPWVVDRASRLSFRLLGLVKRPLTIVVLDEVAAVIQTGHYTKNISDALLENHDELKSLVAEKVRADPNARLVSKLPGYDAIVGEVSETVLRVLIDMLSDPRMDELVSDLLRNNLEQIKLAVRDRAHEGAAPMKPADPIPASAPVDRARRS; encoded by the coding sequence ATGTCCCAGTGGTTGGAGGACCTCAGCACCCTGCAGGTGCTCCTGCTCATCGGCGGAGTGCTCGTGGGTGGATCGCTCCTCGCCGCGCTCGTCGGGGCGGTGCTGGTCCGTCTCGGGATGCGTCGTCCGTGGGTCGTCGACCGCGCGAGCCGCTTGTCCTTCCGGCTGCTCGGACTGGTCAAGCGGCCGCTCACGATCGTGGTGCTCGACGAGGTGGCCGCGGTGATCCAGACCGGCCACTACACCAAGAACATCTCCGACGCCCTCCTGGAGAACCACGACGAGCTCAAGTCGCTGGTCGCCGAGAAGGTGCGCGCCGACCCCAACGCCCGCCTGGTCAGCAAGCTGCCGGGCTACGACGCGATCGTCGGCGAGGTCTCCGAGACGGTGCTGCGCGTCCTCATCGACATGCTCAGCGATCCCCGCATGGACGAGCTCGTCTCCGACCTGCTGCGCAACAACCTCGAGCAGATCAAGCTCGCGGTGCGCGACCGCGCCCACGAGGGGGCGGCCCCGATGAAGCCCGCCGACCCGATCCCCGCCTCGGCGCCGGTCGACCGAGCCCGGCGCTCCTAG
- a CDS encoding SGNH/GDSL hydrolase family protein, whose protein sequence is MTRYVALGSSMAAGPGIAPRAPGSPRAAMRSARNYPHLLAADLGLEPGPEFVDVSFSGATTAHLLTDSQLGAPPQVEALDGTETLVTITIGGNDVFYVPGLLVATIPSPLRLLPVVGPRLRHALDPTARQVALAGLGGAMRAVARAVRRRSPQARVVFVDYLTLLPPAGQAAFPLRERYVDQGRRTGERLAAATAAAAAATGCELVAAGAASREHHAWSADPWSVGARVPLPGRPLAYHPNATGMRAVADLVKAHLEAG, encoded by the coding sequence ATGACCCGGTACGTCGCGCTCGGCAGCTCCATGGCGGCTGGTCCGGGCATCGCCCCCCGCGCGCCCGGCAGCCCGCGCGCGGCGATGCGCTCGGCACGCAACTACCCCCACCTGCTCGCCGCCGACCTGGGGCTCGAGCCGGGACCCGAGTTCGTCGACGTCTCGTTCTCCGGGGCGACCACCGCACACCTGCTGACCGACAGCCAGCTCGGCGCCCCGCCGCAGGTCGAGGCGCTCGACGGCACCGAGACCCTGGTGACCATCACCATCGGCGGCAACGACGTCTTCTACGTGCCGGGCCTGCTCGTCGCCACGATCCCCTCGCCGCTGCGCCTGCTGCCGGTGGTCGGTCCGAGGCTGCGGCACGCGCTCGACCCGACCGCCCGCCAGGTCGCGCTCGCCGGGCTCGGCGGGGCGATGCGGGCCGTCGCGCGCGCCGTACGACGTCGCTCGCCGCAGGCCAGGGTCGTCTTCGTCGACTACCTGACGCTGCTGCCGCCCGCGGGCCAGGCGGCCTTCCCGCTGCGCGAGCGCTACGTCGACCAGGGCCGTCGTACGGGCGAGCGGCTCGCGGCGGCCACCGCCGCCGCGGCAGCCGCGACCGGGTGCGAGCTCGTCGCCGCCGGCGCGGCCAGCCGCGAGCACCACGCCTGGTCCGCGGACCCGTGGTCGGTCGGCGCCCGCGTCCCGCTCCCCGGGCGCCCGCTGGCCTACCACCCCAACGCGACCGGGATGCGTGCCGTGGCGGACCTCGTCAAGGCCCACCTCGAGGCCGGCTGA